A genome region from Camelina sativa cultivar DH55 chromosome 10, Cs, whole genome shotgun sequence includes the following:
- the LOC104716959 gene encoding uncharacterized protein LOC104716959 isoform X1 produces MDVPRRSFVASISPLRLIDGLPRRRSFNYNQMPEEPIKLTVLKLDGSSFGIQVLKTATVGELKMAVEAAFAHLPITGPGKISWPHVWGQFCLCYEDKRLINEAEYLIEFGIKDGDQLRFIRHISNYCMLMVKQKSKTPRVSSLKQLKLFSTKPETRKMKVREGQEDGVDSIPRILEPSFIATVLGGWLSHKSTTPSQGGTKHRNMTASRVFNKLIARFRFKCYSEKDVWNRKKLISET; encoded by the exons atgGACGTTCCTCGCCGCTCTTTCGTTGCGTCTATCTCGCCTCTCCGGCTGATCGATGGACTCCCACGTCGGAGGAGTTTCAATTATAATCAAATGCCTGAAGAGCCCATCAAACTCACTGTTCTCAAGCTCGATGGATCTTCCTTTG GTATTCAAGTGTTAAAGACAGCCACAGTAGGGGAGCTCAAGATGGCTGTAGAAGCTGCTTTTGCTCACTTGCCCATCACAGGCCCTGGCAAGATCTCTTG GCCGCATGTTTGGGGACAATTCTGCTTATGTTATGAAGATAAAAGATTGATTAACGAGGCTGAGTACCTCATTGAATTCGGCATTAAAGACGGAGATCAG CTTCGATTCATCCGCCATATCTCAAATTACTGCATGTTGATGGTGAAGCAGAAGAGCAAGACACCACGCGTTTCTTCTTTGAAACAACTCAAACT GTTCTCAACCAAACCCGAAACCCGGAAAATGAAGGTAAGGGAAGGTCAAGAAGATGGTGTTGACTCCATCCCTCGGATCCTCGAACCAAGCTTTATAGCGACTGTATTGGGAGGTTGGCTCTCTCACAAGTCGACAACACCAAGTCAAGGAGGTACTAAACACAGAAACATGACCGCAAGTAGAGTTTTTAACAAACTCATCGCAAGGTTTCGCTTCAAGTGTTATTCCGAGAAGGATGTATGGAACAGAAAAAAACTCATCTCCGAAACATAA
- the LOC104716964 gene encoding coiled-coil domain-containing protein 18-like isoform X2 — protein MIFYCSTRVNLQKQKSLVACPSSRRVKRHSLLSVQSVLNNTRPNTNENRTDESANVLVEKLLARTQSLERQTNQHSVYPDDDLLPYSNLGVLEPDLEAALVALLKREEDLQDAERKLLSEKKKLNRAKEELEKREKVIGQASLKHESLQEELKRANAELALQAKEIEELKHKLRDRDEERAALQSSLTLKEGELDQMREEVANRSKEVSVDISEYESKSRLLSKANEVVKRQECEILALQRSLEDREEELEISKATKKLEQEKLSETEANLKMQAEEWLIAQDEVNKLKEETVKRLGEANETMEDFRRVKKLLTDVRFELVSSREALVSSREQMEEKEQVLEKEVDEVEEQRKSVMSYMQSLRDAHTEVESERVKLRVAEAKNFVLERELSGQKDLLEELREQLQKEKPLLEQAMHDISVIQDELYKKANAFQVSQNLLQEKESSLVEAKLEIQHLKSEQASLELLLQEKDEELTEARHKLEEVNREVTQLKALMTRRDDQLMQATAMLKEKDVHLHRIEDELGSSKLKVTEAEMVVERIAELTSRLLMSTTNGQNQNTVRVNNEISFDSMQQPLPLESDYGTENKRLVMELNFTRESLRMKEMEVLAVQRALTFKDEEINVFMGRLEAKERELKKLKEETTNDSEDLKNLYALAQERIGGKTMGDLAIEKLQLEAAQLEVEAATSALQKLAEMSTELLTQADMSIEAEPTVIVMPANGFQQGKYSEGSNECLAEVKTEVGKLWSLTEKLLENAGIVAGRSTGTKGVTL, from the exons ATGATATTC tactgttcgACAAGAGTGAACCTACAGAAGCAAAAGAGTCTTGTCGCATGCCCGAGCAGTAGAAGGGTAAAGAGACATTCTTTACTGAGTGTTCAGTCAGTCTTGAACAATACACGGCCCAACACCAACGAAAACCGGACAGATGAGTCTGCAAATGTTCTAGTCGAGAAATTATTAGCTCGGACACAGAGTTTGGAGAGACAAACCAATCAGCACTCGGTTTATCCTGACGATGATCTGCTGCCCTATTCAAACCTTGGGGTGCTCGAGCCTGATCTCGAGGCTGCGCTTGTAGCCTTGTTGAAAAGGGAAGAGGACTTACAGGATGCTGAGAGGAAGCTTCTCTCtgagaaaaagaaactaaaccGGGCAAAGGAGGAGTTAGAAAAGCGTGAGAAAGTAATCGGCCAAGCTTCTTTGAAGCATGAAAGTCTACAAGAGGAGCTGAAGCGTGCAAATGCGGAGTTAGCTTTACAAGCCAAGGAGATAGAAGAATTAAAGCATAAGCTTAGGGATAGGGACGAGGAACGTGCTGCTTTGCAATCGTCCTTGACTTTGAAAGAAGGAGAACTAGATCAAATGCGTGAAGAGGTCGCAAACAGAAGCAAGGAAGTTTCTGTGGATATTTCTGAATATGAAAGCAAGTCACGACTCTTAAGCAAAGCCAACGAAGTTGTCAAGAGACAAGAATGTGAAATACTTGCGCTTCAGAGATCCCTAGAGGATCGGGAAGAAGAACTAGAGATTTCTAAGGCTACGAAGAAACTTGAACAGGAAAAGCTCAGCGAAACCGAAGCCAACTTGAAGATGCAGGCAGAAGAGTGGCTGATAGCCCAGGATGAAGTGAATAAGCTTAAGGAGGAAACCGTGAAACGCTTAGGAGAAGCCAATGAAACCATGGAGGACTTCAGGAGGGTGAAAAAGCTTCTGACTGATGTGAGATTTGAGCTTGTTTCTTCTCGGGAAGCTTTGGTATCTTCCAGGGAGCAAATGGAAGAAAAGGAgcaagtattagaaaaagaagtgGATGAGGTCGAGGAACAGAGGAAAAGTGTGATGTCATATATGCAGAGCTTGAGGGATGCTCACACTGAAGTAGAAAGTGAGAGAGTCAAGCTCAGAGTTGCTGAGGCTAAGAACTTTGTACTTGAGCGGGAATTATCAGGCCAAAAAGATCTGCTGGAGGAATTACGAGAACAGTTGCAGAAAGAGAAACCATTGTTGGAGCAAGCTATGCATGATATATCCGTTATTCAAGATGAGCTTTACAAAAAAGCTAACGCGTTTCAGGTATCACAGAATCTACTTCAGGAGAAAGAGTCAAGCTTGGTGGAGGCCAAACTAGAGATTCAGCATCTGAAGTCTGAACAGGCTTCTCTAGAACTATTACTGCAAGAAAAGGATGAAGAGCTCACGGAAGCTCGACATAAGTTGGAAGAAGTGAACCGGGAGGTAACACAGCTAAAGGCGCTTATGACCAGAAGAGATGATCAGCTTATGCAGGCAACTGCAATGCTAAAGGAGAAAGATGTCCACCTTCACAGAATAGAAGATGAGTTGGGCAGTTCCAAGCTGAAGGTCACAGAAGCTGAAATGGTGGTGGAAAGAATTGCAGAATTGACGAGTAGATTGCTTATGTCAACAACCAACGGTCAAAATCAGAACACAGTAAGGGTTAATAATGAGATTAGCTTTGACTCGATGCAGCAACCACTCCCACTAGAGAGTGATTACGGAACGGAGAACAAACGGCTAGTGATGGAGTTAAACTTCACCAGAGAAAGTCTACGGATGAAAGAAATGGAAGTTCTAGCTGTGCAGAGGGCTTTGACATTTAAAGATGAGGAGATCAACGTGTTCATGGGAAGATTAGAAGCCAAGGAGCGGGAActcaagaaattgaaagaagaaacGACTAATGACAGTGAAGATTTGAAAAATCTATATGCCTTGGCCCAAGAGAGAATCGGAGGAAAAACAATGGGTGATCTGGCCATAGAGAAGCTTCAGCTTGAGGCAGCTCAACTTGAAGTTGAAGCTGCAACCAGTGCATTACAGAAGCTTGCAGAGATGAGCACAGAACTTCTGACTCAAGCTGACATGAGCATTGAGGCGGAGCCAACTGTCATTGTAATGCCAGCAAACGGGTTTCAACAGGGAAAATATTCAGAAGGAAGTAATGAGTGTCTTGCTGAGGTAAAAACAGAAGTTGGCAAGCTTTGGTCCTTAACAGAGAAACTCCTGGAGAATGCAGGAATTGTTGCTGGTAGATCCACAGGCACGAAAGGTGTGACTTTGTGA
- the LOC104716964 gene encoding coiled-coil domain-containing protein 18-like isoform X1 translates to MMGFSQSQAIRLNLASFSSLSPCQYCSTRVNLQKQKSLVACPSSRRVKRHSLLSVQSVLNNTRPNTNENRTDESANVLVEKLLARTQSLERQTNQHSVYPDDDLLPYSNLGVLEPDLEAALVALLKREEDLQDAERKLLSEKKKLNRAKEELEKREKVIGQASLKHESLQEELKRANAELALQAKEIEELKHKLRDRDEERAALQSSLTLKEGELDQMREEVANRSKEVSVDISEYESKSRLLSKANEVVKRQECEILALQRSLEDREEELEISKATKKLEQEKLSETEANLKMQAEEWLIAQDEVNKLKEETVKRLGEANETMEDFRRVKKLLTDVRFELVSSREALVSSREQMEEKEQVLEKEVDEVEEQRKSVMSYMQSLRDAHTEVESERVKLRVAEAKNFVLERELSGQKDLLEELREQLQKEKPLLEQAMHDISVIQDELYKKANAFQVSQNLLQEKESSLVEAKLEIQHLKSEQASLELLLQEKDEELTEARHKLEEVNREVTQLKALMTRRDDQLMQATAMLKEKDVHLHRIEDELGSSKLKVTEAEMVVERIAELTSRLLMSTTNGQNQNTVRVNNEISFDSMQQPLPLESDYGTENKRLVMELNFTRESLRMKEMEVLAVQRALTFKDEEINVFMGRLEAKERELKKLKEETTNDSEDLKNLYALAQERIGGKTMGDLAIEKLQLEAAQLEVEAATSALQKLAEMSTELLTQADMSIEAEPTVIVMPANGFQQGKYSEGSNECLAEVKTEVGKLWSLTEKLLENAGIVAGRSTGTKGVTL, encoded by the exons ATGATGGGTTTCTCTCAGTCTCAGGCCATTCGTCTCAATCTTGcttccttctcctctctctctccctgcCAG tactgttcgACAAGAGTGAACCTACAGAAGCAAAAGAGTCTTGTCGCATGCCCGAGCAGTAGAAGGGTAAAGAGACATTCTTTACTGAGTGTTCAGTCAGTCTTGAACAATACACGGCCCAACACCAACGAAAACCGGACAGATGAGTCTGCAAATGTTCTAGTCGAGAAATTATTAGCTCGGACACAGAGTTTGGAGAGACAAACCAATCAGCACTCGGTTTATCCTGACGATGATCTGCTGCCCTATTCAAACCTTGGGGTGCTCGAGCCTGATCTCGAGGCTGCGCTTGTAGCCTTGTTGAAAAGGGAAGAGGACTTACAGGATGCTGAGAGGAAGCTTCTCTCtgagaaaaagaaactaaaccGGGCAAAGGAGGAGTTAGAAAAGCGTGAGAAAGTAATCGGCCAAGCTTCTTTGAAGCATGAAAGTCTACAAGAGGAGCTGAAGCGTGCAAATGCGGAGTTAGCTTTACAAGCCAAGGAGATAGAAGAATTAAAGCATAAGCTTAGGGATAGGGACGAGGAACGTGCTGCTTTGCAATCGTCCTTGACTTTGAAAGAAGGAGAACTAGATCAAATGCGTGAAGAGGTCGCAAACAGAAGCAAGGAAGTTTCTGTGGATATTTCTGAATATGAAAGCAAGTCACGACTCTTAAGCAAAGCCAACGAAGTTGTCAAGAGACAAGAATGTGAAATACTTGCGCTTCAGAGATCCCTAGAGGATCGGGAAGAAGAACTAGAGATTTCTAAGGCTACGAAGAAACTTGAACAGGAAAAGCTCAGCGAAACCGAAGCCAACTTGAAGATGCAGGCAGAAGAGTGGCTGATAGCCCAGGATGAAGTGAATAAGCTTAAGGAGGAAACCGTGAAACGCTTAGGAGAAGCCAATGAAACCATGGAGGACTTCAGGAGGGTGAAAAAGCTTCTGACTGATGTGAGATTTGAGCTTGTTTCTTCTCGGGAAGCTTTGGTATCTTCCAGGGAGCAAATGGAAGAAAAGGAgcaagtattagaaaaagaagtgGATGAGGTCGAGGAACAGAGGAAAAGTGTGATGTCATATATGCAGAGCTTGAGGGATGCTCACACTGAAGTAGAAAGTGAGAGAGTCAAGCTCAGAGTTGCTGAGGCTAAGAACTTTGTACTTGAGCGGGAATTATCAGGCCAAAAAGATCTGCTGGAGGAATTACGAGAACAGTTGCAGAAAGAGAAACCATTGTTGGAGCAAGCTATGCATGATATATCCGTTATTCAAGATGAGCTTTACAAAAAAGCTAACGCGTTTCAGGTATCACAGAATCTACTTCAGGAGAAAGAGTCAAGCTTGGTGGAGGCCAAACTAGAGATTCAGCATCTGAAGTCTGAACAGGCTTCTCTAGAACTATTACTGCAAGAAAAGGATGAAGAGCTCACGGAAGCTCGACATAAGTTGGAAGAAGTGAACCGGGAGGTAACACAGCTAAAGGCGCTTATGACCAGAAGAGATGATCAGCTTATGCAGGCAACTGCAATGCTAAAGGAGAAAGATGTCCACCTTCACAGAATAGAAGATGAGTTGGGCAGTTCCAAGCTGAAGGTCACAGAAGCTGAAATGGTGGTGGAAAGAATTGCAGAATTGACGAGTAGATTGCTTATGTCAACAACCAACGGTCAAAATCAGAACACAGTAAGGGTTAATAATGAGATTAGCTTTGACTCGATGCAGCAACCACTCCCACTAGAGAGTGATTACGGAACGGAGAACAAACGGCTAGTGATGGAGTTAAACTTCACCAGAGAAAGTCTACGGATGAAAGAAATGGAAGTTCTAGCTGTGCAGAGGGCTTTGACATTTAAAGATGAGGAGATCAACGTGTTCATGGGAAGATTAGAAGCCAAGGAGCGGGAActcaagaaattgaaagaagaaacGACTAATGACAGTGAAGATTTGAAAAATCTATATGCCTTGGCCCAAGAGAGAATCGGAGGAAAAACAATGGGTGATCTGGCCATAGAGAAGCTTCAGCTTGAGGCAGCTCAACTTGAAGTTGAAGCTGCAACCAGTGCATTACAGAAGCTTGCAGAGATGAGCACAGAACTTCTGACTCAAGCTGACATGAGCATTGAGGCGGAGCCAACTGTCATTGTAATGCCAGCAAACGGGTTTCAACAGGGAAAATATTCAGAAGGAAGTAATGAGTGTCTTGCTGAGGTAAAAACAGAAGTTGGCAAGCTTTGGTCCTTAACAGAGAAACTCCTGGAGAATGCAGGAATTGTTGCTGGTAGATCCACAGGCACGAAAGGTGTGACTTTGTGA
- the LOC104716959 gene encoding uncharacterized protein LOC104716959 isoform X2, whose product MDVPRRSFVASISPLRLIDGLPRRRSFNYNQMPEEPIKLTVLKLDGSSFGIQVLKTATVGELKMAVEAAFAHLPITGPGKISWPHVWGQFCLCYEDKRLINEAEYLIEFGIKDGDQKSKTPRVSSLKQLKLFSTKPETRKMKVREGQEDGVDSIPRILEPSFIATVLGGWLSHKSTTPSQGGTKHRNMTASRVFNKLIARFRFKCYSEKDVWNRKKLISET is encoded by the exons atgGACGTTCCTCGCCGCTCTTTCGTTGCGTCTATCTCGCCTCTCCGGCTGATCGATGGACTCCCACGTCGGAGGAGTTTCAATTATAATCAAATGCCTGAAGAGCCCATCAAACTCACTGTTCTCAAGCTCGATGGATCTTCCTTTG GTATTCAAGTGTTAAAGACAGCCACAGTAGGGGAGCTCAAGATGGCTGTAGAAGCTGCTTTTGCTCACTTGCCCATCACAGGCCCTGGCAAGATCTCTTG GCCGCATGTTTGGGGACAATTCTGCTTATGTTATGAAGATAAAAGATTGATTAACGAGGCTGAGTACCTCATTGAATTCGGCATTAAAGACGGAGATCAG AAGAGCAAGACACCACGCGTTTCTTCTTTGAAACAACTCAAACT GTTCTCAACCAAACCCGAAACCCGGAAAATGAAGGTAAGGGAAGGTCAAGAAGATGGTGTTGACTCCATCCCTCGGATCCTCGAACCAAGCTTTATAGCGACTGTATTGGGAGGTTGGCTCTCTCACAAGTCGACAACACCAAGTCAAGGAGGTACTAAACACAGAAACATGACCGCAAGTAGAGTTTTTAACAAACTCATCGCAAGGTTTCGCTTCAAGTGTTATTCCGAGAAGGATGTATGGAACAGAAAAAAACTCATCTCCGAAACATAA
- the LOC104716963 gene encoding E3 ubiquitin-protein ligase KEG has protein sequence MASKIIAGKPDDSEYEIVEGASESALAAGTSPWVDSSTLKLRHRIGRGPFGDVWLATHHQSTDDYDEHHEVAIKMLHPIKEYQKRVVVEFDDLFSKCQGMENVCLLRGVSTISGKICIIMKFYEGSVGDKMARRKGGKLLLPDILRYGVDLASGILELHSKWFLILNLKPSNFLLSDNDKAILGDVGIPYLLLSISLPSSDMTVRLGTPNYMAPEQWQPEVRGPMSFETDSWGFGCSIVEMLTGVQPWSGRSADEIFDLVVRKQEKLNIPNGIPPPLENLLRGCFMYDLRSRPSMTDILHVLKSLQNSEEEEIWRGIDSTEIRKSSATLGYTEWFLSKDHLQVGDKVRSRKPASSFKHENMDVPGGMVVGLERDTTDPDGFALVKVHGVHDPLRVHVSVLERVTNGLASGDWVRLKHGNKRHSSVGVLHSIDREGNVAVGFIGLPTLWKGTSSQLQMANAYRVGQFVKLKANVVIPRFKWMRKSIGIWATGRISQVLPNGCLEVDFPGVLPFKEEHGSCLADPAEIEIVNFNTCQGFVKKYEHLEDFHWAVRPLLIAMGLLTAMKLGFFVGKKIGRSKDGKQRDGSSAQGDCQIRDGQRSRKSKWLVFV, from the exons ATGGCTTCAAAGATTATAGCTGGCAAGCCGGATGATTCTGAGTATGAAATCGTTGAAGGTGCGTCTGAGAGCGCTTTAGCAGCCGGGACAAGCCCTTGGGTGGATTCTTCAACGTTGAAGCTTCGGCATCGGATTGGAAGAGGTCCTTTCGGAGATGTTTGGCTGGCTACTCATCATCAGTCAACTGACGACTACGATGAGCATCATGAAGTCGCCATCAAAATGCTTCATCCTATCAAGGAGTATCAAAAAAGGGTTGTGGTAGAGTTTGACGATCTCTTTTCCAAGTGTCAAGGAATGGAGAATGTCTGTCTGCTCCGAGGAGTCTCTACTATCAGTGGAAAG ATATGCATCATCATGAAATTCTATGAGGGCTCTGTTGGTGACAAGATGGCTCGGCGTAAAGGAGGAAAGCTTTTACTGCCTGATATATTGAG ATACGGGGTTGATCTGGCTTCAGGGATCCTGGAGTTGCACTCAAAATGGTTTCTGATTCTCAATCTTAAGCCGTCTAACTTTCTTCTCAGTGATAACGACAAGGCCATCCTCGGGGATGTTGGGATCCCTTATCTCCTTCTTAGCATCTCTTTGCCAAGTTCTGATATGACTGTGAGACTTGGAACTCCAAACTATATGGCTCCAGAACAGTGGCAACCAGAAGTAAGAGGTCCCATGTCCTTTGAGACTGATTCTTGGGGATTTGGATGCAGCATTGTAGAAATGCTGACTGGTGTACAACCTTGGTCTGGGAGATCCGCCGATGAAATATTTGATTTAGTGGTGAGAAAGCAAGAAAAGCTTAATATCCCCAATGGCATACcgcctcctctcgagaacctaCTTCGGGGTTGCTTTATGTATGATCTTCGAAGCCGACCTTCAATGACTGACATCTTACACGTCTTGAAGAG CTTGCAGAACtcagaggaggaagagatctGGAGAGGCATTGATAGTACAGAAATCAGGAAGAGCTCGGCAACTCTTGGTTATACAGAATGGTTTCTTTCAAAGGATCATCTGCAAGTGGGCGACAAGGTGCGTTCAAGAAAGCCTGCCAGTTCATTTAAGCATGAGAACATGGATGTGCCAGGAGGAATGGTGGTTGGTTTAGAACGTGACACCACAGACCCAGATGGGTTTGCGCTAGTTAAAGTCCATGGCGTTCATGACCCGTTAAGGGTTCATGTATCTGTTCTTGAACGGGTAACCAACGGATTAGCTTCTGGAGATTGGGTGCGTCTGAAGCACGGAAATAAGAGGCACTCTTCGGTTGGTGTTCTCCATTCAATTGACCGTGAGGGAAACGTAGCTGTTGGGTTTATTGGGTTGCCAACTCTCTGGAAAGGGACTTCATCGCAGCTTCAGATGGCTAATGCATACCGTGTGGGTCAATTTGTGAAGCTCAAAGCCAATGTTGTCATCCCGAGATTTAAATGGATGCGTAAAAGTATAGGGATATGGGCAACTGGCAGGATCTCTCAGGTTTTACCTAACGGTTGCCTTGAGGTGGACTTCCCTGGAGTGTTACCTTTTAAAGAGGAACATGGAAGTTGTCTTGCAGATCCGGCTGAAATCGAGATTGTGAATTTTAATACATGTCAAGGATTTGTGAAAAAATATGAACATCTGGAGGATTTTCATTGGGCTGTGAGACCTTTGCTGATTGCTATGGGTCTATTGACAGCAATGAAGTTAGGGTTCTTTGTTGGGAAGAAAATAGGAAGGTCAAAGGATGGGAAACAACGTGATGGCTCGAGTGCACAAGGTGACTGTCAGATTCGGGATGGTCAGAGATCTCGCAAATCTAAATGGCTTGTGTTTGTTTAG
- the LOC104777082 gene encoding uncharacterized protein LOC104777082, giving the protein MRLRTTLVLLLELLTIIFTLTMQLSSRIFFLFFDDLKPYALVQFVHCIAIPLMFILLPPMYTHSTYWLWAAGFYLLAKVEEAADKPIYSWELTGNCRFIFKPFSPFNLVGFIYNHNRLMFLCYE; this is encoded by the exons ATGAG ACTTAGAACAACGTTGGTGTTGCTTTTGGAACTTCTTACTATCATCTTCACCCTAACCATGCAACTCTCCTCTAGGATCTTCTTCTT GTTTTTCGATGACCTTAAACCATATGCTTTAGTACAGTTTGTTCATTGCATTGCCATTCCTCTGATGTTTATTCTATTACCTCCAATGTATACACATTCTACGTATTGGCTTTGGGCTGCAG GATTTTATCTCTTAGCCAAGGTGGAAGAAGCTGCTGATAAGCCTATATATAGCTGGGAATTGACTGGGAATTGCAGATTCATATTCAAACCGTTCTCACCGTTTAACTTGGTTGGTTTCATATATAATCACAATCGGTTAATGTTTCTTTGTTATGAATGA
- the LOC104716960 gene encoding ATP synthase subunit b', chloroplastic-like — protein MAANSIMASSKPLISLSSNQQPSRVQVPKFAKLPQIPKSLASSDIRSKALSLTSATAKSLALIAAFAPPSMAEAMEKAQLFDFNLTLPIIVVEFLFLMFALDKVYYSPLGNFMDQRDASIKEKLASVKDTSTEVKELDEKAAAVMRAARAEIAAALNKMKKDTQVEVEAKLAEGRQKVEAELQEALTSLEKQKEETITALDSQIATLSEDIVKKVLPS, from the exons ATGGCTGCTAACTCGATTATGGCATCCTCCAAACCCCTAATCTCCCTCTCCTCCAACCAACAACCAAGCCGAGTTCAGGTTCCCAAATTCGCCAAACTCCCCCAAATCCCCAAATCCCTCGCTTCCTCCGACATCCGTAGCAAAGCTCTATCACTCACTTCCGCCACCGCAAAATCCCTAGCTCTAATCGCCGCTTTCGCTCCTCCGTCGATGGCGGAGGCGATGGAGAAGGCACAGCTCTTCGATTTCAACCTCACGCTTCCGATCATCGTCGTTGAGTTTCTCTTCCTGATGTTCGCGCTGGACAAGGTCTATTACTCTCCGCTTGGTAACTTCATGGACCAGAGAGACGCTTCGATTAAAGAGAAGCTCGCGAGCGTTAAGGACACTTCGACTGAGGTGAAGGAGCTCGATGAGAAAGCCGCCGCTGTGATGAGAGCTGCTAGGGCTGAGATCGCCGCCGCGCTTaacaagatgaagaaggataCTCAG GTTGAGGTTGAGGCGAAGCTAGCTGAAGGAAGGCAGAAGGTGGAGGCGGAGCTACAAGAAGCGCTGACGAGCTTGGAGAAGcagaaagaagaaaccattaCAGCTTTGGATTCTCAGATCGCTACTCTCAGTGAAGACATTGTCAAGAAGGTCCTTCCTTCttaa